A single window of Hymenobacter sp. APR13 DNA harbors:
- a CDS encoding alpha/beta hydrolase produces MKNVLRLLLLLLLLGPAARAATVDTVAIASAAMQRTYKAAVAVPASYAKNKKARYPVLYLLHGAYGHFSDWSSKTPDKALIHRLADQYNLIIVMPEGETFSFYLDSPVNPGSQFETYITKEVIGKIDQTYRTVARKEGRVISGLSMGGHGALYLSGRHPELFAAAGSMSGALDMSITNRKLNPQEAQQRQSLFTPILGPETPAPSPYSANSVVNMADKLYTNGLPLIIDCGVDDFLIEINREMHRRLVYNHTPHDYTERPGAHTWEYWQNALPFHMQFFQQVLEKGGVAVK; encoded by the coding sequence ATGAAAAACGTCCTACGCCTGCTGCTGCTCCTGCTGTTGCTGGGCCCCGCCGCCCGCGCCGCCACCGTCGATACCGTGGCCATTGCCAGCGCCGCCATGCAGCGCACCTACAAGGCCGCCGTGGCGGTGCCGGCTTCCTACGCCAAAAACAAGAAGGCCCGCTACCCGGTGCTCTACCTGCTGCACGGTGCCTATGGCCACTTTTCGGACTGGAGCAGCAAAACCCCCGACAAAGCCCTCATCCACCGCCTCGCCGACCAGTATAACCTGATCATCGTTATGCCTGAGGGCGAGACGTTCAGCTTCTACCTCGATTCGCCGGTGAACCCCGGCAGCCAGTTCGAAACCTATATTACCAAAGAAGTCATCGGCAAAATCGACCAGACGTACCGCACCGTGGCCCGCAAGGAGGGTCGGGTTATTTCGGGCTTGTCGATGGGCGGGCACGGGGCGCTGTACCTCTCGGGGCGGCACCCGGAGCTGTTTGCCGCGGCCGGCAGCATGAGCGGGGCCTTGGACATGAGCATCACCAACCGCAAACTCAACCCCCAGGAAGCCCAGCAGCGCCAGAGCCTGTTCACCCCCATCCTCGGCCCCGAAACGCCGGCCCCCAGCCCATACAGCGCCAACTCGGTGGTGAACATGGCCGATAAGCTCTACACCAACGGCCTACCCCTCATTATCGACTGCGGTGTGGACGATTTCCTCATCGAAATCAACCGCGAAATGCACCGCCGCCTCGTCTACAACCACACCCCCCACGACTACACCGAGCGGCCCGGCGCCCACACCTGGGAGTACTGGCAAAACGCGCTGCCCTTCCACATGCAGTTCTTCCAGCAGGTGCTGGAAAAGGGCGGGGTAGCCGTGAAGTAG
- a CDS encoding DUF5996 family protein has translation MSASATSWPALPLAAWADTLATLHLYTQVVGKIRLATTPLVNHFWNVPLYVSARGLTTSAMPYEGRSYQMDFDFLDHQLIIRCSDGAEQRLALQPRSVAAFYHEVQRMLAELGIQVNIWPVPVEIENPIPFAEDEQHASYDPEAAQRFWRALTLITPVLEQFRAGFIGKCSPMHFFWGSFDLAVTRFSGRLAPARPGADGITREAYSHEVISHGFWPGGNGQEAAFYAYTAPAPAGFAEAPVQPAAAFYSAELGEFLLPYEAVRTTPDPAAALREFLDSTYAAGATLAGWDRAALER, from the coding sequence ATGTCTGCTTCCGCTACTTCCTGGCCCGCCCTGCCCCTGGCCGCCTGGGCCGATACCCTCGCCACGCTGCACCTGTACACGCAGGTAGTAGGCAAAATCCGGCTGGCCACCACCCCGCTCGTCAACCACTTCTGGAACGTGCCGCTCTACGTTTCAGCCCGGGGCCTCACCACCTCGGCCATGCCCTACGAAGGCCGCAGTTACCAGATGGATTTCGACTTCCTCGACCATCAGCTCATTATCCGGTGCAGCGACGGGGCCGAGCAGCGCCTGGCCCTGCAGCCCCGCTCCGTGGCCGCCTTCTACCACGAAGTGCAGCGGATGCTGGCCGAGCTGGGCATCCAGGTAAACATCTGGCCGGTGCCGGTGGAAATCGAAAACCCGATTCCGTTTGCTGAGGACGAGCAGCACGCCAGCTACGACCCGGAGGCGGCGCAGCGGTTCTGGCGCGCCCTCACTCTCATTACGCCGGTGCTGGAGCAGTTCCGGGCCGGGTTCATCGGCAAGTGCAGCCCGATGCATTTCTTCTGGGGCTCGTTTGATCTGGCCGTGACGCGCTTTTCCGGCCGCCTGGCCCCGGCCCGCCCCGGTGCCGACGGCATCACCCGCGAGGCCTACTCCCACGAGGTCATCAGCCACGGCTTCTGGCCCGGCGGCAACGGGCAGGAGGCCGCCTTCTACGCCTACACCGCCCCCGCCCCGGCCGGCTTTGCCGAGGCCCCAGTGCAGCCGGCTGCGGCCTTCTACAGTGCAGAGCTGGGCGAATTCCTGCTGCCCTACGAAGCCGTGCGCACCACCCCCGACCCGGCTGCTGCCCTGCGCGAGTTCCTCGACAGCACCTACGCCGCCGGGGCCACCCTGGCCGGCTGGGACCGGGCGGCACTGGAACGGTAA
- a CDS encoding transporter produces the protein MRTTTLLTAGGLLLAAPACTLAQTIDPSVGNADTPFIRNIRPDRPGQTVTTSMLRPGQVQLELGTQGQLQSAVGTPRSFSQGLLRVGFFGLMELRVQQQYLPKGPAPAPATEGSGAVVGRPGGFAPLTVGAKMLASSNQDTRSQVSVLAELTLPGTGAAAFADKVYEPAARLLVSQQLGERFGLEANLGFKQRGFKAADTSRGQYLGTVALNGPLGEHFGFFAETYTTWQKTASWKPGLTGGLYWRPAPSLRLDVTAGGGPGTSTYAPSGPYVGAGLSVRLPR, from the coding sequence ATGCGCACGACCACTCTGCTGACCGCCGGCGGGCTTCTGCTCGCTGCCCCCGCCTGCACCCTGGCCCAAACCATAGACCCCAGCGTCGGCAATGCCGATACGCCCTTCATCCGGAATATTCGCCCCGACCGCCCCGGGCAAACCGTAACCACTAGCATGCTCCGTCCCGGGCAGGTGCAGCTTGAGCTGGGTACTCAGGGTCAGCTACAATCAGCCGTAGGCACGCCCCGCTCCTTTTCGCAGGGGTTGTTGCGCGTGGGGTTCTTTGGGTTGATGGAGCTGAGAGTGCAGCAGCAGTATCTGCCCAAGGGCCCGGCCCCCGCGCCTGCCACCGAGGGCAGCGGTGCCGTAGTGGGCCGGCCGGGCGGCTTTGCGCCGCTTACGGTGGGCGCCAAAATGCTGGCCTCCTCCAACCAAGATACCCGCTCGCAGGTATCGGTGCTAGCCGAGCTGACGTTGCCCGGTACCGGGGCCGCCGCCTTCGCCGATAAGGTATACGAGCCTGCGGCCCGCTTGCTGGTGTCGCAGCAACTGGGCGAACGGTTCGGCCTGGAAGCCAACCTTGGCTTTAAGCAGCGTGGCTTCAAAGCCGCCGACACCAGCCGGGGCCAGTACCTGGGCACGGTGGCGCTTAACGGCCCACTAGGTGAGCATTTCGGATTCTTTGCCGAAACCTATACTACCTGGCAAAAAACGGCCAGTTGGAAACCCGGCCTCACCGGCGGCCTCTACTGGCGCCCCGCTCCCAGCCTGCGCCTCGACGTGACAGCGGGCGGTGGGCCCGGCACCAGCACCTATGCGCCATCTGGCCCCTACGTAGGAGCTGGCCTAAGCGTGCGGCTACCACGCTAA
- a CDS encoding M20/M25/M40 family metallo-hydrolase, with amino-acid sequence MLAAPATLYAQKKTVTVPASAGVSAATVERVVKALAADDMQGRATGKPGGQKAAQFLAAEFQRIGLGMLPGLTTYEQVFPAYESKVAALFVTLNNAPVPKEKALLVSAQAHLNWTDSDEPATKVVVVGPDDKVQPYMRDIMRPRENLVVVLHPVHDEEFRRLASYITNKAPRLDKAGNPYSSLVVMQALPAGATVTFKVAANTTTRTVELRNIVGVLPGRDTARSREQVVFSAHYDHIGILPAVAGDSIANGADDDASGTAAVVALAEHFKKKNNNARTLIFVAFTAEEIGGFGSTYFSKQLSPDKVVAMFNIEMIGKPAKFGPNTAFITGFDKSNFGAMLQENVKGTLFRFEPDPYPEQNLFYRSDNATLARLGVPAHSISTDQIPTDKLYHSVDDEVQSLDLPNMTAVITGIARGAAGIIAGQQTPTRIAPEAPKPTPATGAGK; translated from the coding sequence TTGCTTGCTGCCCCCGCTACACTGTATGCCCAGAAAAAAACGGTAACGGTACCCGCATCAGCCGGTGTGTCGGCTGCTACGGTGGAGCGGGTGGTGAAGGCCCTGGCCGCCGACGACATGCAGGGCCGGGCCACCGGTAAGCCCGGCGGGCAGAAGGCCGCTCAGTTTCTGGCCGCTGAGTTTCAGCGCATCGGGCTGGGTATGCTGCCCGGCCTGACCACCTACGAGCAGGTGTTTCCGGCCTACGAGTCGAAGGTGGCCGCCTTGTTCGTGACCCTTAACAACGCACCGGTTCCCAAAGAGAAGGCGCTTCTCGTTTCGGCACAAGCTCACCTCAACTGGACCGATTCCGACGAGCCCGCCACCAAAGTGGTGGTAGTAGGCCCCGACGACAAGGTGCAGCCCTACATGCGCGACATCATGCGCCCCCGCGAAAACCTGGTGGTGGTGCTGCACCCGGTGCACGACGAGGAATTCCGCCGTCTGGCCAGCTACATCACCAACAAAGCGCCGCGCCTCGACAAAGCCGGCAACCCGTATTCCAGCCTGGTGGTGATGCAGGCGCTGCCGGCCGGCGCCACGGTTACCTTCAAAGTAGCGGCCAATACCACCACGCGCACGGTAGAGCTACGCAATATTGTAGGGGTGCTGCCGGGCAGGGATACCGCACGGAGCCGGGAGCAGGTAGTGTTTTCGGCTCACTACGACCATATCGGGATACTGCCGGCGGTGGCCGGCGACTCCATTGCCAACGGCGCCGACGACGATGCCAGCGGCACGGCGGCCGTAGTAGCGCTGGCCGAGCACTTCAAGAAAAAGAACAACAATGCCCGCACGCTGATCTTCGTGGCCTTCACGGCCGAAGAAATAGGCGGTTTTGGCTCCACGTATTTTTCCAAGCAGCTGAGCCCCGACAAGGTGGTGGCCATGTTCAACATCGAAATGATTGGCAAGCCGGCGAAGTTTGGCCCCAACACGGCCTTCATCACGGGCTTCGACAAATCGAACTTTGGCGCTATGCTGCAGGAGAATGTTAAAGGCACGCTATTCCGCTTCGAACCCGACCCTTACCCCGAACAAAACCTGTTCTACCGTTCCGACAATGCCACGCTGGCCCGCCTGGGCGTGCCCGCACACAGTATCAGCACCGACCAGATTCCGACCGACAAACTCTACCATTCTGTGGACGACGAAGTGCAGAGCCTGGACCTGCCTAACATGACGGCTGTAATAACAGGCATAGCCCGTGGGGCAGCCGGCATTATTGCGGGACAGCAAACTCCAACGCGCATTGCACCGGAGGCTCCAAAACCGACCCCGGCTACCGGAGCCGGTAAGTAG
- a CDS encoding META domain-containing protein encodes MLLTASCQTTAPATDAAIPAAGQATPATPDAALRNTRWVLRQLNGQPVPPPTNAEPYVLLRQDAPNAEGNGSCNRFRGTYELPADGQLRFGALLSTRMACASPEGTTTETGFLRALENARTYRISGDTLRLFGEAGTTPAAVLHAVYLR; translated from the coding sequence ATGTTGCTGACTGCCAGCTGCCAGACCACTGCTCCCGCCACCGACGCCGCCATCCCGGCAGCTGGCCAGGCCACTCCCGCAACCCCGGACGCGGCCCTGCGCAACACGCGCTGGGTGCTGCGCCAGCTGAACGGCCAGCCCGTGCCGCCGCCCACCAACGCCGAGCCCTACGTGCTGCTACGCCAGGATGCCCCCAATGCCGAAGGCAACGGCAGCTGCAACCGTTTCCGCGGCACCTACGAGCTGCCGGCCGATGGCCAGCTGCGGTTCGGTGCGCTGCTTTCCACCCGCATGGCCTGCGCCAGCCCGGAAGGCACCACCACCGAAACCGGCTTCCTGCGCGCCCTCGAAAACGCCCGTACCTACCGCATCAGCGGCGACACGCTCCGCCTGTTCGGTGAAGCAGGTACCACACCGGCAGCCGTGCTGCACGCGGTGTATCTGCGCTAA
- a CDS encoding pyruvate carboxylase, with protein MNIRKLLVANRGEIAIRVLRAATELGIQTVAIYTYEDRYSLHRYKADEAYQVGRDDEPLKPYLDIEGIIRTAKENGANAIHPGYGFLSENATLARRCGEEGLIFVGPRPEVMEALGDKVAAKKVAVACQVPIIESSEADLVDAETAIAEAHRIGYPVMLKAASGGGGRGMRIIRDDEQMERGFFEARNEALKAFGDDTVFLEKFVEQPKHIEVQLVADNYGGLTHLYERDCSVQRRYQKVVEVAPSLNLPDHMRHLLYEYALRLGRAVNYNNVGTVEFLVNPEHDRIYFIEVNPRIQVEHTVTEMITGIDLIKTQLHIADGRRLTDPEINLGPDVKPLKIGVAIQCRITTEDPTNDFKPDYGTITAYRSAGGFGIRLDQGSVYTGVKVSPFFDSLLVKVSTHAPSLADAAQKMARTLDEFRVRGVSTNIQFLQNIIAHPVFMAGEANVDFIKDHPELFRFKTRQDRATKVLSFLGDVIVNGNPDVRNLLDPRRELRKPRLPEADLTATPPPGTKQKLTELGPEGFAQWLRADKQIHYTDTTLRDAHQSLLATRMRTFDMLKVASRYAQQHPQTFSLECWGGATFDVALRFLHEDPWERLAKLRAAVPNILLQMLIRGANGVGYKAYPDNLTERFVQQAAETGIDVFRIFDSLNWMPGMEACINFVRNKTDRLAEASICYTGDILDPKRNQKYNLDYYLRLARQIEDAGAHILCIKDMAGLLKPYAATELITALRDTISLPIHLHTHDTSSLQPATYLKAVEAGVDVIDVALGSLSGLTSQPNFNSVVEMLRGQERHREYNQQSLNEFSNYWETVREHYYPFESGLKAGTSEVFQHEIPGGQYSNLRPQAASLGLLDKFETVKTTFADVNQLFGDIVKVTPSSKVVGDMALFLVSNNLTTRDVLEKGATLNFPESVRELFRGDIGQPEGGWPRDVQQVILKDETPFTDRPNEHLAPIDFDAEWQKFEEKFGQRGKFTDVLSWLLYPKVFEQYWAHQQEFGDVSVVPTPVFYYGLQPGDETIIEIARGKSIIVGLQSIGPVNEEGNRTIFFNLNGQTRNLEIRDTSVEVKKIQNPKADKGNPRQVGAPLQGLLSRVLVESGQQVKRNAPLFIIEAMKMETTITAPDDTTVQAVNLTEGSLVNADDLVLTLK; from the coding sequence ATGAACATCCGCAAACTGCTGGTCGCCAACCGGGGCGAAATTGCGATTCGCGTGCTGCGCGCCGCCACCGAGCTGGGCATTCAGACCGTGGCCATCTACACCTACGAAGACCGCTACTCGCTGCACCGCTACAAGGCCGATGAAGCCTACCAGGTGGGCCGCGACGACGAGCCGCTTAAGCCGTACCTGGACATCGAAGGCATCATCCGGACGGCCAAGGAAAACGGGGCCAACGCCATCCATCCCGGCTACGGCTTCCTGAGCGAGAATGCCACGCTGGCCCGCCGCTGCGGCGAGGAAGGCCTCATCTTCGTGGGCCCGCGCCCCGAGGTGATGGAAGCCCTCGGCGACAAAGTAGCGGCCAAAAAAGTGGCCGTAGCTTGCCAGGTGCCCATCATTGAGAGCAGCGAGGCCGACCTGGTAGATGCCGAAACGGCCATTGCTGAGGCTCACCGTATCGGCTACCCCGTGATGCTGAAAGCGGCCAGCGGCGGCGGCGGCCGCGGCATGCGCATCATCCGCGACGACGAGCAGATGGAGCGCGGCTTCTTCGAGGCCCGCAACGAAGCCCTCAAGGCCTTCGGCGACGATACCGTGTTTCTGGAGAAGTTCGTGGAGCAGCCCAAGCACATCGAGGTGCAGCTGGTGGCCGACAACTACGGCGGCCTCACGCACCTCTATGAGCGCGACTGCTCGGTGCAGCGCCGCTACCAGAAGGTGGTGGAGGTGGCGCCCTCGCTGAACCTGCCTGACCACATGCGCCACCTGCTCTACGAGTACGCGCTGCGCCTGGGCCGGGCCGTGAACTACAACAACGTGGGCACCGTGGAATTCCTGGTGAATCCCGAGCACGACCGGATTTACTTCATCGAGGTGAACCCGCGCATTCAGGTGGAGCACACGGTCACGGAGATGATTACGGGCATCGACCTGATCAAAACCCAGCTCCACATTGCCGACGGCCGCCGCCTCACCGACCCCGAAATCAACCTGGGGCCCGACGTGAAGCCGCTGAAAATCGGGGTGGCCATCCAGTGCCGCATAACCACCGAAGACCCTACCAACGACTTCAAGCCCGACTACGGCACCATCACGGCCTACCGCTCGGCGGGCGGCTTCGGCATCCGGCTCGACCAGGGCTCGGTGTACACCGGCGTGAAGGTGTCGCCGTTCTTTGATTCCCTGTTGGTGAAGGTGTCGACGCACGCGCCCAGCCTGGCCGATGCGGCCCAGAAGATGGCCCGCACCCTCGACGAGTTTCGGGTGCGGGGCGTGAGCACCAACATTCAGTTTCTGCAGAACATCATCGCCCACCCGGTCTTCATGGCCGGCGAGGCCAACGTGGACTTCATCAAGGACCACCCCGAGCTGTTCAGGTTCAAGACCCGGCAGGACCGCGCCACCAAGGTGCTCAGCTTCCTCGGCGACGTGATAGTGAACGGCAACCCCGACGTGCGCAACCTGCTGGACCCGCGCCGCGAGCTGCGCAAGCCCCGCCTGCCCGAAGCCGACCTGACCGCCACCCCGCCGCCCGGCACCAAGCAGAAGCTCACGGAGCTGGGCCCCGAAGGCTTCGCCCAGTGGCTACGGGCCGACAAGCAGATCCACTACACCGACACCACCCTGCGCGACGCCCACCAGAGCCTGCTGGCCACCCGCATGCGCACTTTCGATATGCTGAAAGTGGCCAGTCGCTACGCCCAACAGCACCCGCAGACGTTTTCGCTGGAGTGCTGGGGCGGGGCCACGTTTGATGTGGCGCTGCGCTTTCTGCACGAAGACCCCTGGGAGCGGCTGGCCAAGCTGCGCGCCGCCGTGCCCAATATTCTGCTCCAGATGCTGATCCGCGGGGCCAACGGCGTGGGCTACAAAGCCTACCCCGACAACCTCACGGAGCGGTTCGTGCAGCAGGCTGCCGAAACCGGCATCGACGTGTTCCGCATCTTCGACTCGCTGAACTGGATGCCGGGCATGGAGGCCTGCATCAACTTCGTGCGCAACAAGACGGACCGGTTGGCCGAAGCCAGCATCTGCTACACCGGCGACATCCTGGACCCCAAACGCAACCAGAAGTACAACCTCGACTACTACCTGCGCCTGGCCCGCCAGATTGAGGACGCCGGGGCGCACATCCTCTGCATCAAGGACATGGCCGGGCTGCTGAAGCCCTACGCCGCCACCGAGCTGATTACGGCCCTGCGCGACACCATCAGCCTGCCCATCCACCTGCACACCCACGACACCAGCAGCCTGCAGCCCGCCACCTACCTCAAAGCGGTGGAAGCCGGCGTGGATGTGATTGACGTGGCGCTGGGCAGCCTCTCGGGCCTCACTTCGCAGCCCAACTTCAACTCGGTGGTGGAAATGCTGCGCGGGCAGGAGCGGCACCGCGAGTACAATCAACAATCCCTCAACGAGTTCAGCAACTACTGGGAAACCGTGCGGGAGCATTACTATCCGTTTGAGTCGGGCCTGAAGGCCGGCACCTCGGAGGTGTTCCAGCACGAAATTCCGGGTGGGCAGTATTCCAACCTGCGCCCGCAGGCGGCTTCCCTGGGCTTGCTGGATAAGTTTGAAACCGTGAAAACCACGTTTGCCGACGTCAACCAGCTGTTCGGCGACATCGTGAAGGTGACGCCCAGCTCGAAGGTGGTCGGCGACATGGCCCTGTTTCTGGTCAGCAACAACCTCACCACCCGCGACGTGCTGGAAAAAGGCGCCACGCTCAACTTCCCCGAGTCGGTGCGGGAGCTGTTCCGCGGCGACATCGGGCAGCCCGAAGGCGGCTGGCCCCGCGACGTGCAGCAGGTGATTCTGAAAGACGAAACGCCCTTCACGGACCGCCCCAACGAGCACCTGGCCCCCATTGACTTCGACGCCGAGTGGCAGAAATTCGAGGAGAAGTTCGGGCAGCGCGGCAAGTTCACGGATGTGCTGTCGTGGCTGCTCTACCCCAAGGTGTTCGAGCAGTACTGGGCGCATCAGCAGGAGTTCGGCGACGTGTCGGTGGTGCCGACGCCGGTGTTCTACTACGGCCTGCAGCCCGGCGACGAAACCATCATCGAAATTGCCCGCGGCAAGAGCATCATCGTAGGTCTGCAGAGCATCGGGCCAGTGAACGAGGAAGGCAACCGCACCATCTTCTTCAACCTCAACGGCCAGACCCGCAACCTGGAAATCCGGGACACTTCGGTGGAAGTGAAGAAAATCCAGAACCCCAAGGCTGACAAAGGCAACCCGCGCCAGGTTGGTGCGCCGCTGCAGGGCTTACTGTCGCGGGTGTTGGTGGAAAGCGGCCAGCAGGTGAAGCGCAACGCGCCGCTGTTCATCATCGAAGCCATGAAGATGGAAACCACCATCACCGCCCCCGACGACACCACAGTGCAGGCCGTAAACCTAACCGAGGGCAGCCTGGTAAACGCCGACGACCTCGTGCTGACGCTGAAATAG
- a CDS encoding OmpA family protein — MASAAPGDPQAPVGIVGTVRSVDNQVLAKASVLVIYVPTGKRHTTITDAAGNFAVTELAVGGPYTVQVTQPNYQPEVVNDVFLLTGKTANGTFVLHPADKVVAPARRKTGKEKLATGADANPALLASAGQPAVATVPTRYHLTYIQQCRIIPSGTGPAMASAQPVASGQPVGNRPVAAAGPVRMAAPSSAPAPAKATALVPPVTASTATTGAVAATASPAARPAFRPGSRSAKAIEAPAIGGHYDAGSGNYIYDTGAPTTLQLADGKKLSGVGINSIETKLHHFLADPKQKIDTVDRTKGWMSFDRVYFDTGKATLTKESMQQLKNIALLLQSYPQTRIKLGGYTDSVGSYQMNRQLSEARARTAWAALVELGVSPSRLEARGYGSNYPVASNTTPAGRAMNRRLSVRVINK; from the coding sequence TTGGCTAGCGCAGCACCCGGCGACCCGCAAGCTCCGGTGGGCATTGTGGGAACAGTACGCTCCGTCGATAACCAAGTACTGGCTAAGGCATCCGTGCTGGTTATCTACGTGCCGACCGGCAAGCGCCACACCACCATAACGGACGCTGCCGGCAATTTTGCTGTGACTGAGCTGGCCGTGGGTGGCCCCTACACGGTGCAGGTCACCCAGCCAAACTACCAGCCTGAAGTGGTGAATGACGTGTTTCTGCTGACTGGCAAAACTGCCAACGGCACGTTCGTGCTTCATCCCGCCGACAAGGTCGTGGCTCCGGCCCGGCGTAAAACGGGGAAAGAAAAGCTGGCTACCGGTGCCGACGCCAATCCGGCCCTGCTGGCCTCCGCCGGCCAGCCGGCCGTAGCCACAGTGCCCACGCGCTACCACCTCACTTACATCCAGCAGTGCCGTATTATTCCGTCGGGAACAGGGCCGGCAATGGCTTCAGCTCAGCCCGTGGCGTCAGGCCAGCCAGTTGGCAACCGACCCGTAGCTGCTGCCGGGCCAGTCCGTATGGCCGCCCCGTCGTCGGCCCCAGCGCCAGCCAAAGCAACGGCCCTTGTGCCTCCTGTAACTGCTAGCACAGCAACAACCGGTGCGGTGGCAGCCACTGCGTCTCCGGCGGCGCGGCCGGCATTTCGGCCGGGTAGCCGCTCAGCCAAAGCCATTGAGGCGCCGGCCATAGGTGGCCACTACGATGCCGGCTCAGGCAACTATATCTACGATACCGGCGCCCCGACCACGCTGCAGCTGGCCGACGGCAAAAAGCTGAGCGGTGTGGGCATCAACTCGATTGAAACCAAACTACACCACTTCCTGGCTGATCCGAAACAGAAGATAGACACCGTGGACCGCACCAAAGGGTGGATGAGCTTCGACCGGGTGTACTTTGATACCGGGAAAGCCACCCTCACCAAAGAATCGATGCAGCAGCTCAAAAACATTGCGCTGCTGCTGCAGAGTTACCCCCAGACCCGCATCAAGCTGGGCGGCTACACAGACAGCGTGGGCTCGTACCAGATGAACCGGCAACTAAGTGAGGCACGGGCCCGCACCGCCTGGGCCGCGCTGGTGGAGCTGGGCGTGAGTCCCTCGCGCCTGGAGGCCCGCGGCTACGGCTCCAACTATCCTGTTGCGTCCAATACCACGCCGGCTGGCCGTGCCATGAACCGCCGCCTGAGTGTACGGGTCATCAATAAGTAG
- a CDS encoding cryptochrome/photolyase family protein, translating to MKVSLFWHRRDLRFQDNAGLAAALQGGQPVVPLFIFDSEILDKLENHQDARVMFIFDEVQRLTEEAELAGGTMLVRYGKPEKVFAELLKELDVAAVYTNHDYEPYAATRDAAVTELLKKHDVPLHTYKDQVIFEKDEVQTKTGQPYKIYGPYKRAWLARLTEADYRPHPSADHLDRLARVPAGPRPTLADMGFERSPEHIPGRRLASRTLEQYADTRDLPARDSTSRMGLHLRFGTVSIRHLVQRALEAKAEIWLSELIWRDFFMQLLWHFPHTAHESYDPKLRDIQWRNNEDEFRAWCEGRTGYPLIDAGMRQLNATGFMHNRVRMATASFLIKNLLIDWKWGEAYFAEKLLDYEMASNVGNWQWVAGTGADSQPWFRIFSPDSQLAKFDKQHAYVKQWVPEFGTPRYPKPLVEHPATRDRALAAYRASRDLHA from the coding sequence ATGAAAGTATCCCTGTTCTGGCACCGGCGCGACTTGCGTTTTCAGGATAATGCCGGGCTGGCCGCCGCGCTGCAGGGCGGGCAGCCGGTGGTGCCGCTATTCATCTTCGACTCCGAAATCCTCGATAAGCTGGAAAACCACCAGGATGCCCGCGTCATGTTCATCTTTGACGAGGTGCAGCGGCTGACGGAAGAAGCCGAGTTGGCCGGCGGCACCATGCTGGTGCGCTACGGCAAGCCGGAAAAGGTGTTTGCCGAGCTGCTCAAGGAGCTAGACGTAGCCGCCGTGTACACCAACCACGACTACGAGCCCTACGCCGCCACCCGCGACGCGGCCGTGACCGAGCTTTTAAAAAAGCACGACGTACCGCTGCACACCTATAAGGATCAGGTCATCTTCGAGAAGGACGAGGTCCAGACCAAAACCGGCCAGCCCTACAAGATTTACGGACCTTACAAACGCGCCTGGCTGGCCCGCCTCACCGAGGCCGATTACCGCCCCCACCCTTCCGCCGACCACCTCGACCGACTGGCCCGCGTGCCGGCCGGCCCCCGTCCCACCCTGGCCGATATGGGCTTTGAGCGCAGCCCCGAACATATTCCGGGCCGGCGGCTGGCCTCCCGCACCCTGGAGCAGTACGCCGACACCCGCGACTTGCCCGCCCGCGACTCTACCAGCCGGATGGGTTTGCACCTGCGCTTCGGCACCGTGAGCATCCGACACCTGGTGCAGCGCGCCCTGGAGGCCAAGGCCGAAATCTGGCTGAGTGAGCTGATCTGGCGCGACTTCTTCATGCAGCTGCTCTGGCACTTCCCGCATACTGCCCACGAAAGCTACGACCCCAAGCTGCGCGACATCCAATGGCGCAACAACGAGGACGAGTTCCGGGCCTGGTGCGAGGGCCGCACCGGCTACCCGCTCATCGACGCGGGCATGCGCCAGCTCAACGCCACCGGCTTCATGCACAACCGCGTGCGGATGGCCACGGCCAGCTTCCTCATCAAAAACCTGCTTATCGACTGGAAATGGGGAGAGGCGTACTTCGCTGAGAAGCTGCTCGATTACGAAATGGCCTCCAACGTGGGCAACTGGCAGTGGGTGGCCGGCACCGGTGCCGATTCGCAGCCCTGGTTCCGCATTTTCAGCCCCGATTCGCAGCTGGCCAAGTTCGATAAGCAGCACGCCTACGTGAAGCAGTGGGTACCCGAGTTCGGCACGCCGCGCTACCCCAAACCCCTGGTGGAGCACCCCGCCACCCGCGACCGGGCCCTGGCCGCCTACCGCGCCTCCCGCGACCTGCACGCCTAG